A stretch of Carya illinoinensis cultivar Pawnee chromosome 14, C.illinoinensisPawnee_v1, whole genome shotgun sequence DNA encodes these proteins:
- the LOC122294853 gene encoding uncharacterized protein LOC122294853 has product MLGVLCVRPKPWILNSLSSSFVHGSAAHHHITGLRQSPGFNGDLKPRRHHSSACRLDGSFGGGAASIWHAIMPCGAARHPSDLLLRRKAMLRRERRGEGSWNVAWDARPARWLHRPDSAWLLFGVCACLAPLDFAVDDSPEAIVVDTKIEACDSIDSNDNKNDEIDGLDVNYSNTSKNNEGSADYRVTGVLADGRCLFRALAHGACSRSGEEAPDENRQRELADELRAQVVDELLKRRKETEWFIEGDFDAYVERIQQPYVWGGEPELLMASHVLKTPISVFMKSRSSGRLVNIAKYGEEYRKEEENPINVLFHGYGHYDLLESFSE; this is encoded by the exons ATGCTTGGTGTACTGTGCGTTCGTCCCAAGCCTTGGATCCTTAATTCCCTGTCCTCCTCCTTCGTCCACGGTTCAGCGGCTCACCATCATATCACCGGGCTACGCCAGAGCCCCGGCTTCAATGGCGACCTGAAGCCTCGGCGCCACCACTCCAGTGCTTGTCGGCTCGATGGCTCCTTCGGTGGCGGTGCGGCCTCCATATGGCACGCGATCATGCCGTGCGGAGCCGCCAGGCATCCGAGCGATCTCCTGCTCCGTCGTAAGGCGATGCTCCGGCGTGAGCGGAGGGGGGAGGGGTCGTGGAACGTCGCCTGGGACGCACGCCCCGCCCGCTGGCTTCACCGGCCTGACTCGGCTTGGCTACTTTTCGGCGTCTGCGCCTGCCTTGCGCCGCTGGATTTTGCGGTCGATGACAGTCCCGAGGCTATCGTTGTGGATACGAAAATCGAAGCTTGCGATTCCATTGACTCGAACGATAACAAAAACGATGAAATCGACGGTTTGGATGTAAATTATTCGAACACCAGCAAGAATAATGAGGGCTCTGCTGATTACAGGGTCACAG GGGTGCTGGCGGATGGTCGATGTCTATTTAGAGCATTAGCACATGGGGCTTGCTCGAGGAGTGGGGAAGAAGCTCCCGATGAGAATCGTCAGAGAGAACTTGCTGATGAATTAAGAGCTCAA GTTGTAGATGAACTTTTAAAGAGGCGGAAGGAAACAGAATG GTTCATTGAAGGAGATTTTGATGCGTATGTGGAGAGAATTCAACAACCTTATGTATGGGGTGGAGAACCTGAATTGCTGATGGCTTCTCATGTTTTGAA GACACCAATATCAGTCTTCATGAAAAGTAGAAGCTCGGGTCGTTTGGTAAACATAGCAAAGTATGGTGAAGAGTATCGAAAGGAGGAAGAGAACCCCATCAATGTGCTGTTTCATGGGTATGGTCACTACGATCTATTGGAGTCCTTCTCAGAATAA
- the LOC122295105 gene encoding GABA transporter 1-like: MAALSPNSTVKATTVVKESEVLDPPKQLDAGALFVLKSRGSWLHCGYHLSTSIVAPSLLSLPYALALLGWVAGVLCLILLGLVTFYSYNLLSMVLDHHAQLGQRQLRFRDVARDILGPRWGKYAVGPLQIGICYAAVIAGALLGGQSLKFIYLLSVPNGTMKLYQFIIIFGVLLLILAQIPSFHSLRHINLVSLTLCLAYSAGVTVGSVYIGYSKNGDTRDYSVNGSAENRVFGAVNAVSIIATTYACGIIPEIQATIAPPVQGKMFKGLCVCYAVIASTFFSVAISGYWAFGNHALESSTIISNLMGKEKPLLPTWFLLIINVFTLLQTAAVTVVYLQPTNEVLEKKFADPKMDQFSIRNVVPRIILRSLSVIVATAFAAMLPFFGDIMAIMGAFGFIPLDFIFPMVVYNVTFKPSKRGLVFWGNTLIAVVSGVLSAIGAIASVRQTVLDAKEYRLFANI, from the exons ATGGCAGCTTTGAGTCCAAACTCCACCGTTAAGGCAACCACAGTTGTCAAGGAAAGTGAAGTTCTTGACCCTCCAAAACAGCTCGATGCTGGAGCTTTGTTCGTCCTCAAATCCAGAG GCTCATGGCTGCACTGTGGATATCATTTGTCCACATCCATTGTGGCTCCATCGCTTCTGAGTCTTCCCTATGCGCTGGCCTTGTTAGGCTGGGTTGCAGGAGTTCTGTGCCTCATCCTTCTAGGTTTGGTGACTTTCTATTCCTATAATCTTCTATCTATGGTTTTGGATCACCATGCACAACTCGGTCAGCGCCAGCTTCGGTTTCGGGATGTGGCTAGAGATATTCTAG GACCGAGATGGGGCAAATATGCGGTAGGCCCACTTCAAATTGGGATATGCTATGCCGCAGTTATTGCTGGTGCTCTTCTAGGAGGACAGAGCCTCAAG TTCATTTACTTGCTCTCAGTTCCAAACGGGACAATGAAACTTTACcaatttatcatcatttttggAGTCTTGCTGCTGATCTTGGCCCAAATTCCATCCTTCCACTCCCTGAGGCATATCAATCTTGTCTCCCTTACCCTTTGTCTTGCTTACAGCGCTGGCGTTACAGTCGGTTCTGTATACATCG GATACTCCAAGAATGGTGATACCAGGGACTATTCTGTGAATGGCTCTGCAGAAAATCGTGTTTTTGGGGCAGTTAATGCTGTCTCAATCATTGCTACCACATATGCCTGTGGAATTATCCCTGAAATACAG GCAACTATAGCTCCTCCAGTGCAGGGGAAGATGTTCAAAGGTTTATGCGTTTGTTACGCTGTTATAGCCTCGACTTTTTTCAGCGTTGCAATCTCTGGGTATTGGGCATTCGGCAATCACGCTCTGGAGAGTAGTacaattatttcaaatttaatgggCAAGGAAAAGCCTTTGCTGCCAACTTGGTTTCTCTTGATCATCAATGTTTTCACTCTTCTGCAAACAGCAGCCGTCACGGTG GTTTACTTGCAACCAACAAATGAAGTACTTGAGAAAAAGTTTGCAGACCCGAAAATGGACCAATTCTCCATTCGTAACGTTGTGCCAAGGATTATTCTCCGGTCCTTATCAGTGATCGTAGCAACAGCTTTTGCGGCAATGCTGCCTTTCTTCGGAGACATCATGGCTATTATGGGGGCATTTGGATTCATTCCTCTGGATTTTATTTTCCCAATGGTTGTATACAATGTGACTTTCAAGCCCTCAAAGCGAGGCCTGGTTTTCTGGGGGAACACATTGATAGCGGTAGTTTCAGGAGTGTTATCTGCAATAGGTGCAATAGCATCAGTTCGACAAACAGTTCTTGATGCCAAAGAATATCGTTTGTTTGCTAACATATGA
- the LOC122295127 gene encoding protein PSK SIMULATOR 1-like produces the protein MVAESWFRSLWKIPRKHEAGPGKVLIGVLAFEVVSLMSKVIHLWQSLSDRQIARLREEIMNSVGIKKLVSDNEDVIVALICAEMFENMGHVAKSVGRLVAKCSDPSLKSFENAFSDSIKIGIDPYGWGFTWRKMEKKVKKMERFIAANANLYQEMEILSDLELTLRRMKGNDEYDGVSLLEYQKKVSCKRQEVKNLQRISLWSRSYDYTVRLLAGSLMTISSRMKHVFGIQQMVDADIRDSREMNSDYMPRSHSVSALLQTSDYPSKNGLDKFASGPLGGFTAKSGPISRKNNPNNFYSGPIGGSTTKSGPISGKNKNLNFFLGSLSRVMTKSGPISGSEVIRQKKWQNHGQSPGINGKKPPLKPNRLTQVGPFKGCMLAGNNSPVANCYLSLEVVRSRNLNGAKDVNADLLAPGKTDHSNISIFKSKRKLLDAPPETLGAAALALHYANVIIVIERLVASPHLIGLDARDDLYNMLPMSVRAALREKLKPCTKSLASSVYDTVLAGEWSEAMAGILDWLAPLAHNMIRWQSERSFEQQSMISRTNVVLVQTLYFANQEKTEATITELLVGLNYVWRFGRELNAKALMECAGSRINGEYLDN, from the coding sequence ATGGTTGCAGAGTCGTGGTTTCGCAGTCTGTGGAAGATTCCACGAAAGCATGAAGCCGGTCCCGGGAAAGTGTTGATTGGGGTGTTAGCATTTGAAGTTGTAAGTTTGATGTCCAAGGTGATTCATCTATGGCAGTCTCTAAGTGACAGGCAAATTGCTAGGTTGAGAGAGGAGATCATGAATTCAGTTGGTATAAAGAAGCTTGTCTCGGATAATGAGGATGTCATTGTTGCTTTGATATGTGCAGAGATGTTTGAGAATATGGGACATGTGGCAAAATCTGTGGGCAGGCTTGTGGCAAAGTGCAGTGATCCTAGTTTGAAGAGTTTTGAGAATGCTTTTAGTGATTCAATCAAAATCGGTATTGACCCATATGGGTGGGGATTTACTTGGAGAAAGATGGAAAAGAAAGTCAAGAAGATGGAAAGATTCATTGCAGCCAATGCAAACTTGTATCAGGAGATGGAAATTCTTTCAGATCTAGAACTGACTCTGAGGAGAATGAAGGGTAATGATGAATATGATGGTGTAAGTTTGCTTGAATATCAAAAAAAGGTTTCATGTAAGCGGCAGGAGGTGAAAAACCTACAACGGATCTCACTGTGGAGCAGGTCTTATGATTACACAGTTCGTCTTTTGGCAGGATCTCTGATGACAATATCGAGTAGGATGAAACATGTCTTTGGAATTCAACAGATGGTAGATGCTGATATCAGAGATTCACGAGAGATGAATTCTGATTATATGCCTCGCAGCCACTCAGTTTCTGCTTTGTTGCAAACTTCGGATTATCCATCCAAGAATGGTCTCGATAAATTTGCTTCAGGGCCCCTTGGGGGTTTTACTGCTAAATCAGGACCAATTTCGAGAAAAAATAATCCTAACAATTTCTATTCAGGTCCTATCGGTGGCTCAACCACAAAATCAGGCCCTATTTCTGGAAAGAATAAAAATCTCAACTTCTTTTTAGGCTCTCTTTCAAGGGTAATGACAAAATCTGGACCAATTTCTGGATCGGAGGTAATTAGGCAGAAGAAGTGGCAGAACCATGGCCAGTCACCTGGGATTAATGGGAAAAAGCCACCTTTGAAACCCAACCGACTTACCCAAGTTGGACCTTTTAAAGGATGCATGCTGGCTGGAAATAATTCTCCTGTTGCCAATTGTTATTTAAGTCTGGAAGTTGTTCGTTCTAGGAATCTCAATGGAGCCAAAGATGTCAATGCGGACCTTCTTGCTCCGGGAAAAACTGATCATTCTAATATATCAATATTCAAATCCAAGCGCAAGTTGTTGGATGCTCCACCCGAAACCCTTGGTGCTGCTGCTTTAGCGCTGCACTATGCAAATGTCATTATCGTAATTGAGAGACTTGTGGCTTCTCCTCACTTGATTGGTCTTGATGCAAGAGATGATTTATACAATATGTTACCCATGAGTGTGAGAGCTGCGCTCCGGGAAAAGCTAAAACCATGTACCAAGAGCCTGGCTTCATCTGTTTATGATACAGTTCTTGCAGGAGAGTGGAGCGAGGCAATGGCAGGGATATTAGATTGGTTGGCACCACTTGCTCATAACATGATAAGATGGCAGTCTGAGAGGAGTTTCGAGCAGCAGAGCATGATTTCCCGGACAAATGTTGTTCTGGTGCAAACCCTTTATTTTGCAAATCAAGAGAAGACAGAAGCAACAATCACTGAGCTTCTTGTTGGTCTGAATTATGTCTGGAGATTTGGTAGAGAACTCAATGCAAAAGCTTTAATGGAGTGTGCTGGCAGTAGAATAAATGGCGAATATTTGGATAACTGA